One region of Synechocystis sp. PCC 6714 genomic DNA includes:
- a CDS encoding site-specific integrase, producing the protein MKINRQGQAKVLTEQELHDLFTIGLLTPRDRLLFGICLYTGCRIGEACSLAWDDITTDAMTFRIEKTKTKSSRTVAISPALQALFDQYREQQCFRFPSAYVFRGKRVGSHLHPSMAHKILKAATDRIGVKGVSTHSFRRTALTMMCRKGINLRVIQKISGHKNLNVLSHYLEVSEQEKEQALSTISF; encoded by the coding sequence ATGAAAATTAACCGTCAGGGGCAAGCAAAAGTATTAACTGAGCAGGAACTGCATGACCTGTTCACTATTGGGTTGCTCACTCCCCGCGATCGCCTGTTGTTTGGCATTTGTCTTTACACTGGTTGCCGTATTGGGGAAGCCTGCTCCCTGGCTTGGGATGATATCACCACCGATGCCATGACTTTCCGCATTGAAAAAACTAAAACCAAGTCCAGTCGGACTGTGGCCATTTCCCCAGCATTGCAAGCTCTTTTTGATCAGTACCGGGAACAACAATGCTTTAGATTTCCCTCTGCCTATGTTTTTCGCGGCAAACGGGTGGGGTCACATCTACATCCTTCCATGGCCCACAAGATTTTGAAGGCGGCAACGGATAGGATTGGAGTGAAGGGAGTTTCTACCCATTCTTTCCGCAGGACTGCGTTAACCATGATGTGTCGCAAGGGCATTAACTTGCGGGTGATTCAAAAAATCAGTGGTCATAAAAATTTGAATGTGTTGTCCCACTATTTGGAGGTTTCTGAGCAGGAGAAGGAGCAGGCCCTATCTACAATCTCATTTTGA
- a CDS encoding HNH endonuclease encodes MSKTYISLALRRLVTERANDQCEYCRLPANLSFFPHELDHIIAEKHGGQTISENLALTCWRCNRHKGSDLGSFDPHTNEFCFLFNPRTQSWSEHFSPSHYHIEGLTPEGRTTVKLLQLNTSERIAERKRLTP; translated from the coding sequence GTGAGCAAAACCTATATCTCTCTTGCCCTGCGCCGCCTAGTCACAGAACGAGCAAATGACCAATGTGAATACTGTCGCCTCCCAGCAAACCTTTCCTTTTTCCCCCATGAACTTGATCACATCATCGCGGAAAAACACGGAGGACAAACCATTTCCGAGAATCTTGCTCTAACCTGTTGGCGTTGTAATCGTCACAAAGGAAGCGACTTAGGCTCCTTCGATCCTCACACCAACGAATTTTGTTTTCTCTTCAACCCTCGTACCCAGTCCTGGAGTGAGCACTTTAGCCCCAGTCACTATCACATTGAAGGACTAACCCCCGAAGGACGCACAACGGTCAAACTTCTGCAACTCAACACCTCAGAACGTATCGCAGAACGCAAACGGCTAACCCCATAA
- a CDS encoding DUF86 domain-containing protein, producing the protein MPSRGFRERLQDILIEIEEIQGMVKELSFEDFCQDRRTIKASLYGLAVIGEASANLLPEVAKLYPQIPWRQMRGMRNIAVHEYFQVDLEIIWETIQTDLPGLYSALKELI; encoded by the coding sequence GTGCCTTCTAGAGGATTTAGAGAACGCTTACAAGATATTTTGATTGAAATTGAGGAGATTCAAGGGATGGTCAAGGAGCTAAGCTTTGAGGATTTTTGCCAAGATCGCCGCACTATTAAAGCGAGTCTCTATGGTTTGGCTGTTATTGGAGAAGCTTCCGCTAATTTATTGCCAGAAGTCGCTAAATTATATCCGCAAATTCCATGGCGACAAATGAGAGGAATGCGAAACATTGCAGTGCATGAATATTTCCAAGTTGATCTGGAAATTATTTGGGAAACGATCCAAACTGATTTACCTGGATTATACTCTGCTTTAAAAGAATTAATATAA
- a CDS encoding excalibur calcium-binding domain-containing protein: MIELFLVLAKTPPAQCHPSYPDLCLPIGRDIDCSDIPDNKKPVRITGKDDHRLDRDKDGWGCELKDGDRQ, translated from the coding sequence ATGATTGAATTATTTTTGGTGTTGGCCAAAACCCCACCGGCCCAATGCCATCCCAGTTACCCTGACCTTTGCTTACCCATTGGCCGGGACATTGATTGCTCTGATATTCCCGACAACAAAAAGCCAGTCAGGATTACTGGCAAAGATGACCACCGCCTTGATAGGGATAAAGATGGTTGGGGTTGTGAGCTTAAGGACGGCGATCGCCAATAA
- a CDS encoding nucleotidyltransferase family protein — translation MLNQHNVIQTLSDHREQIQGFAVKTLLLFGSVARNEAHDKSDVDLLVEFEKPVGLLTFIGLKDYLEEILGCSVDLGTPQSLRPALKDIVLKEAMRAF, via the coding sequence ATGCTTAATCAGCACAATGTCATACAAACTTTGTCAGATCATCGAGAGCAGATTCAGGGATTTGCCGTAAAAACGCTTCTTCTTTTTGGTTCAGTAGCCAGAAATGAAGCCCATGATAAGAGTGATGTCGATCTTTTAGTAGAATTTGAAAAACCAGTAGGTTTACTGACATTTATTGGGTTAAAAGACTATTTAGAAGAAATTCTTGGTTGTTCTGTAGATTTGGGTACTCCCCAGTCTTTACGTCCAGCATTAAAGGATATTGTATTAAAGGAGGCTATGCGTGCCTTCTAG
- a CDS encoding helicase-related protein — translation MLDQVINEIKRRQLPYYNLEGDAIKGVDNQYWLVFKHRDAGNKFKEFFSLRLFGIGEKPKTHKLIRINLNDASVYEYIPKKPDNIPSLILLRTNKISRLEAFLECVDAKTEKALLINSFLDINIKKRRRFSLPKDVDNYQKFIGAYLAKTTLYRRSTAFFNSGVLKLYEEPLQQMLVMGGEIRLLMDLQGFTNQRDVEELRKLNDPLYRSHYIQRTLEEFLQALETKAFTSTQLLAELVRLEFLRIKLIKMEGGKGIFHKKTGILTDSLGNSILHDGSDNFTYSAHNLNSESITVLYWSDAIDNGAIADSIEEFDEEWNSVHAFDLTNEFLTQVRRESQRRYEANQPRITDCDPSTLEAGETTTVKITGHNLQDIQAIAVEDTDQIRLTIEETTSDQLTAQAIVAPNYPPQSIKSLVVATSKHTYQVEPAQELTVTNKLTVPEFSEIEGFKAAIKTILAGNYGTPNDFLYWLGLQNPKLWQIQSSGALDQWVNEGILFEHQKSGAQHSYRVMKDFGVAVCADAVGLGKSRLGAAVGKLYREENGQAKIAIIAARKLHDNWRKEMKVLGFGRNDYELYNKNLMSRKGSFIDDFNRFGGPDLILIDEAHEGIRNYNNRIHRTCLQIRARDREEGRERHYLLLTATPWNNRREDIYNILSPFVTKTDGFSQYGLPEVIGDWLNQRDIGVENLTDDTRIFRQLYKELFLQRTRKQLMDASPDLRLYAKRQAEWLVVNFESETEQALDQIFGHFEHSLFIPSSDPIRYLNDQDVGQRSLLSNQRRMFLQRAESSMYALKLTIRNFSQRIQQVKDRLSELTPDAEGLLRFLMIHYKFESEHGNQAEIDWGMEEDEADEFEDEEDEDGEQEEQRQQLRRSIEIATDALKDDPERAAAIYERILEDCDSDLERLANIQGLLETEFVTDHKREEVTKKVRELVSRGHKVLLISVFADTVMDYYQYMKADPVISLQGIGMAMGASKHYLKDGKAIGFTPHGIHKNGKDLRGIKRRELFRCFAPGATCENPADYPKRDEEINVLVGSETLSVGQNLQDANYLICIDLPWNPMVLEQRIGRIDRPKKHPVEFITIYYANSESQLLRQATRLNNLHKKMVGDLIDDQGNIPRIQNMEQLGPSVYGDTLFDDEILPGYIDFIKSLVQARRFEQDNLQENAYQKQEGAQEVYTHNEILYNEDLKRLMNAMPEGYQPNPIAIGTGDDTNLKVVTALKLKYFGPNGEPIEDKTETIFWNNATGEVDGHGQAIAAGFKTPELSDVVSTQPLLSLAETTYQQLVNLKEQRQAELEQPETLENISLTSERLAKINRRLQTIESVPEEITGQMVRATLKILQQHKTKKAVQLLLRSLTDGEKSKLSNNDFIKELVNETGKLALLDYETTKPTNLTVAVEAILVRI, via the coding sequence ATGTTAGACCAAGTTATCAATGAAATTAAACGTCGCCAGTTGCCTTACTATAATCTTGAAGGCGATGCCATTAAAGGTGTTGATAATCAATATTGGCTAGTTTTTAAACATCGGGACGCAGGCAATAAATTCAAAGAGTTCTTTAGTTTGCGCTTATTCGGTATTGGGGAAAAGCCAAAGACCCATAAATTAATACGCATTAACCTTAATGATGCCAGTGTTTATGAATATATTCCCAAGAAACCTGATAACATTCCCTCTCTAATTTTACTTAGAACAAATAAAATTTCTAGGTTAGAAGCCTTTCTAGAATGCGTTGATGCTAAAACTGAAAAAGCTTTATTAATTAATAGTTTTCTGGATATTAATATCAAAAAAAGAAGACGCTTTAGCTTGCCGAAAGATGTTGATAATTATCAAAAATTTATTGGTGCTTACCTTGCCAAGACCACACTCTATCGCCGCTCCACAGCCTTTTTCAATAGTGGTGTTCTTAAACTTTATGAAGAACCCCTACAACAAATGTTGGTTATGGGGGGGGAAATTCGTCTCTTAATGGATTTACAGGGCTTCACCAATCAGCGGGATGTGGAAGAACTACGAAAATTAAATGACCCCCTTTATCGGTCCCACTACATTCAACGAACTTTAGAAGAATTCTTGCAGGCATTGGAAACAAAAGCTTTCACTAGCACCCAACTGTTAGCAGAATTGGTGCGACTGGAATTTCTCCGCATTAAGCTGATCAAAATGGAAGGAGGGAAAGGAATATTTCACAAAAAGACCGGGATTCTCACCGATTCTTTGGGGAATAGCATTCTCCATGACGGTTCCGATAATTTTACTTACAGTGCCCATAACCTTAATTCTGAGAGCATTACGGTTCTTTATTGGAGTGACGCTATTGATAATGGGGCGATCGCCGACTCCATTGAAGAATTTGATGAAGAGTGGAATAGTGTTCATGCCTTTGACCTCACCAATGAATTTTTGACCCAGGTGCGGCGGGAAAGCCAACGACGGTATGAAGCTAACCAACCCCGCATCACTGATTGCGACCCTTCAACCTTAGAGGCTGGGGAAACTACCACTGTTAAAATTACAGGCCATAACCTCCAAGATATTCAGGCGATCGCCGTAGAAGATACGGATCAAATTCGTTTGACCATTGAAGAAACTACTTCCGATCAACTCACTGCCCAGGCGATCGTTGCCCCAAATTATCCACCCCAATCCATCAAAAGTCTTGTTGTTGCCACCTCCAAGCATACTTACCAAGTTGAGCCAGCCCAGGAGTTAACCGTCACCAATAAGCTCACTGTTCCAGAATTTTCTGAAATTGAAGGTTTTAAAGCGGCGATCAAAACTATCTTGGCCGGTAACTATGGAACCCCCAATGATTTCCTTTACTGGCTGGGATTGCAAAACCCTAAACTTTGGCAGATTCAAAGTAGCGGTGCTTTGGATCAATGGGTCAATGAAGGAATCCTCTTTGAGCATCAGAAATCTGGCGCACAACACTCTTATCGGGTCATGAAAGACTTTGGCGTAGCGGTATGTGCCGACGCAGTAGGTTTAGGAAAAAGTCGCTTGGGGGCCGCAGTGGGGAAACTATACCGAGAAGAAAATGGCCAAGCCAAAATAGCCATCATTGCCGCCCGAAAATTGCACGACAACTGGCGTAAGGAAATGAAGGTATTAGGGTTTGGCAGAAATGATTATGAGCTTTATAACAAAAACCTGATGAGCCGCAAGGGAAGCTTTATTGATGACTTTAACCGCTTTGGTGGCCCAGACCTTATTTTGATTGACGAAGCCCACGAAGGTATCCGTAACTATAACAATCGCATTCACCGCACTTGTTTACAGATCCGGGCAAGGGATCGGGAAGAAGGACGGGAACGTCACTATCTTTTACTAACGGCAACGCCTTGGAATAACCGCAGGGAAGACATTTACAATATCCTTTCACCCTTTGTCACTAAAACCGATGGATTTAGTCAATATGGTTTACCTGAAGTGATAGGAGATTGGTTAAACCAGCGAGATATTGGGGTAGAGAATCTAACCGATGATACCAGGATTTTTCGGCAACTCTACAAAGAGCTATTTTTGCAACGTACTCGTAAGCAGTTAATGGATGCAAGTCCTGATCTAAGGCTTTACGCTAAACGACAAGCAGAATGGTTAGTGGTCAACTTTGAATCCGAAACTGAACAAGCTCTAGACCAAATTTTTGGACATTTTGAGCATAGTTTATTTATCCCTTCATCAGACCCTATTCGTTATTTGAATGATCAGGATGTGGGGCAACGGTCATTACTATCTAACCAGCGGCGAATGTTTCTACAGCGGGCAGAATCTAGTATGTATGCTCTTAAGCTAACGATTCGGAATTTTAGCCAACGGATTCAGCAAGTCAAAGATAGATTATCTGAGCTAACCCCTGATGCAGAAGGCTTACTACGTTTTTTGATGATTCACTACAAGTTTGAAAGTGAGCATGGAAATCAGGCAGAGATTGACTGGGGTATGGAAGAAGATGAAGCGGATGAGTTTGAGGATGAAGAGGACGAAGATGGTGAGCAAGAAGAACAGCGGCAACAACTCAGGCGATCCATTGAGATTGCGACTGATGCTTTGAAGGATGACCCAGAACGGGCGGCTGCAATTTATGAGCGCATCCTAGAAGACTGTGATTCAGACTTAGAACGCTTAGCCAACATTCAAGGATTACTGGAAACTGAATTTGTCACAGACCATAAGCGGGAAGAAGTCACCAAAAAGGTTCGGGAATTGGTAAGCCGGGGTCATAAAGTTCTATTGATTTCCGTTTTTGCTGATACGGTCATGGACTATTACCAATATATGAAAGCCGATCCAGTGATTTCTCTTCAGGGCATTGGGATGGCGATGGGAGCTTCCAAACATTATCTCAAGGATGGTAAGGCTATTGGTTTTACTCCCCATGGTATTCACAAAAATGGCAAAGATTTACGGGGAATCAAGCGAAGGGAACTTTTTCGATGTTTTGCTCCTGGTGCAACTTGCGAAAATCCCGCAGACTATCCTAAACGAGATGAAGAGATTAACGTCTTAGTCGGGTCTGAAACCTTGTCAGTGGGTCAAAATCTACAAGATGCTAATTACCTAATCTGCATTGACCTTCCTTGGAATCCGATGGTACTAGAGCAACGGATAGGTCGTATTGATCGCCCGAAAAAGCATCCCGTCGAGTTTATCACTATTTACTATGCCAACAGCGAAAGTCAACTATTGCGGCAGGCTACCCGACTGAATAATCTCCACAAGAAAATGGTGGGGGATCTGATAGATGACCAGGGCAATATTCCCCGCATCCAAAATATGGAACAGCTAGGGCCTTCTGTTTATGGAGATACCCTTTTTGATGATGAGATTTTACCAGGCTATATTGACTTCATTAAAAGCCTTGTGCAAGCCCGTCGATTTGAGCAAGACAATCTACAGGAAAATGCCTATCAAAAACAAGAAGGTGCTCAGGAAGTTTACACCCACAATGAAATTCTCTACAACGAAGATTTGAAACGATTAATGAACGCCATGCCAGAGGGCTACCAACCTAACCCGATCGCTATTGGCACAGGGGACGATACAAATCTAAAAGTAGTGACTGCTCTGAAGCTCAAGTATTTTGGCCCCAACGGTGAACCGATTGAAGACAAAACCGAAACAATTTTCTGGAATAATGCCACCGGGGAAGTTGATGGTCATGGTCAGGCGATCGCCGCCGGCTTCAAAACCCCAGAGTTAAGCGATGTGGTTTCTACTCAACCCCTGCTATCTCTTGCAGAAACAACCTATCAACAGTTAGTAAACTTAAAGGAACAACGACAGGCCGAATTAGAGCAACCAGAAACCCTTGAAAATATTTCCCTGACATCTGAACGTTTAGCTAAAATTAATCGACGGTTACAGACTATTGAATCTGTACCAGAGGAGATCACTGGCCAGATGGTTAGGGCTACACTCAAAATACTTCAACAGCATAAGACTAAAAAAGCTGTTCAACTATTACTTAGGAGTTTGACCGATGGCGAAAAAAGTAAACTGAGTAATAATGATTTCATCAAGGAGCTTGTCAATGAAACTGGAAAACTTGCCTTGTTAGATTATGAAACGACTAAGCCAACAAATTTGACAGTTGCTGTTGAAGCAATTTTAGTGAGGATTTAG
- a CDS encoding DUF2513 domain-containing protein produces the protein MKRDMELIKKILLHIEVSPNFNEPIQTSVDGYEIIDYMYHVKLLREAGFIEIFTNQPISVMGTVPSYFPTCLTWEGHEFLEATKNPTIWKKVMLTIKEKGSGIPIEILKALLIKESLKQFGL, from the coding sequence GTGAAAAGAGATATGGAGTTAATCAAAAAAATTTTATTACACATTGAAGTATCACCAAATTTTAATGAGCCTATTCAGACTTCAGTGGATGGTTATGAGATTATCGACTATATGTATCATGTTAAGCTTTTACGTGAAGCTGGGTTTATAGAAATTTTTACCAATCAACCTATCTCAGTCATGGGAACCGTGCCATCATATTTTCCAACGTGTCTAACTTGGGAGGGGCATGAATTTTTAGAAGCAACTAAAAATCCCACGATTTGGAAAAAAGTTATGTTAACTATTAAAGAAAAAGGAAGCGGTATTCCTATTGAAATTTTGAAAGCGTTGCTAATTAAGGAATCACTCAAACAATTTGGCTTGTAA